The following proteins are encoded in a genomic region of Syngnathus acus chromosome 22, fSynAcu1.2, whole genome shotgun sequence:
- the LOC119116724 gene encoding GTPase IMAP family member 7-like codes for MLHEAKRRSTEDTAIELLRQKAREAGEKAKVCGQMLVQREERRAKEVEELRAKHTEERRQEATERRCYEAKKESLEEAVISHQATLQLHNKPDDDDPSKLSVVLLGLSGSGKTSALNIISAQAGNRYPDSGSDRETTQPTLSCARREIRGPGRRLVLVDTPELWDEDGVENLEMVKDCVALALPGPHVYLLVLQVGRFTQCESLMLAHLHKVFGRDASEHAMVLFVHMDQQQPKRSQRVHHYVAGAHAALRELLRRCGSRYYELSLAAPHDALSYPQVRELMVGIDKLAAAHGGRGHVIKRFSTQELQDRKKVMAGTE; via the exons aTGCTGCACGAGGCCAAGCGCAGGAGCACCGAGGACACGGCCATTGAGCTGCTGAGACAGAAAGCGCGCGAGGCCGGGGAAAAAGCCAAGGTCTGCGGGCAGATGTTGGTGCAGCGAGAGGAGCGCAGAGCCAAGGAGGTCGAGGAGCTTAGGGCCAAGCACACCGAGGAAAGGCGTCAGGAGGCGACTGAGAGGAGGTGCTACGAGGCCAAGAAGGAGAGCCTGGAAGAGGCTGTGATCAGCCACCAGGCCACCTTGCAACTCCACAACAAGCCCGATGACG aCGACCCAAGCAAGTTGTCCGTGGTGCTGCTGGGCTTGTCCGGCAGTGGTAAGACGTCGGCCCTCAACATCATCTCGGCGCAAGCGGGTAACCGCTACCCTGATTCCGGGTCAGACCGCGAGACCACCCAGCCCACCCTGTCGTGTGCCCGGCGGGAAATCCGTGGGCCGGGCAGGAGGCTGGTTCTGGTGGACACTCCTGAGCTGTGGGACGAAGACGGCGTGGAGAATCTGGAGATGGTGAAGGACTGCGTGGCTCTGGCGCTCCCAGGGCCCCACGTCTACCTGCTGGTTCTCCAGGTGGGCCGCTTCACCCAGTGTGAAAGCCTGATGCTGGCACACCTGCACAAGGTCTTTGGCAGGGACGCCTCGGAACATGCAATGGTGCTGTTCGTCCACATGGATCAGCAGCAGCCCAAGCGCTCTCAGAGGGTCCACCACTACGTGGCAGGGGCCCACGCGGCGCTCCGCGAGCTGCTCCGACGCTGCGGCAGCCGCTACTACGAGCTCAGCCTCGCCGCTCCCCACGACGCTCTGAGTTACCCCCAGGTGAGGGAGCTGATGGTGGGCATAGACAAGCTGGCGGCGGCCCACGGAGGACGGGGACACGTCATCAAGAGGTTCTCGACACAGGAGCTCCAGGACAGGAAGAAAGTTATGGCAGGCACCGAGTGA
- the cfd gene encoding complement factor D yields the protein MLGDKTLAAAGIFLVGLFSLGEGIIGGREAAAHSRPYMASIQVAEGDGMKHECGGFAVADQWVMTAVHCLPTGANGRKVVLGVHSLSQAEDTKQTFEILELHSHPQYNPDNYDNDIALIKLDRPFNASESVKSVAFLRAGGVNPGTDAEVETAGWGSLDNLGSRPDMLQEALIQVVSSTRCRRSDYFGRKFTTNMICAHKLCPEPCNQPHKMEDSCDGDSGGPLLYNGVVVGITSNGGKKCGQIKKPGIYTIISHYSEWIDGVMGLGPDA from the exons ATGCTGGGCGATAAGACGCTGGCGGCTGCGGGGATCTTTTTGGTGGGGCTCTTCTCGCTCG GGGAGGGCATCATCGGGGGCAGGGAGGCAGCGGCCCACTCTCGGCCTTACATGGCATCCATCCAAGTGGCCGAGGGAGATGGGATGAAGCACGAGTGCGGAGGCTTCGCTGTGGCCGACCAGTGGGTGATGACGGCTGTGCACTGTCTGCCCACAGG AGCCAACGGCAGAAAGGTTGTCCTGGGCGTTCACTCGCTGAGTCAAGCTGAGGACACCAAACAGACGTTTGAGATCCTGGAGCTCCACAGTCACCCTCAGTACAACCCGGACAACTACGACAACGACATCGCTCTCATCAAA CTGGACCGCCCGTTCAACGCCTCTGAGTCGGTCAAGTCGGTGGCCTTCCTGCGAGCCGGCGGCGTCAACCCCGGCACGGATGCCGAGGTGGAGACGGCCGGTTGGGGCTCCCTGGACAACCTGGGCTCCAGACCCGACATGCTGCAGGAGGCGCTCATCCAGGTGGTGAGCTCCACCCGCTGCCGACGGAGCGACTACTTTGGCAGGAAGTTCACTACCAACATGATATGCGCTCACAAGCTGTGCCCGGAGCCTTGCAACCAGCCGCACAAAATGGAGGACTCCTGTGAC GGCGACTCCGGCGGTCCTCTGCTCTACAACGGCGTGGTGGTCGGCATCACGTCCAACGGTGGCAAAAAGTGTGGCCAGATCAAGAAACCGGGCATCTACACGATCATCTCGCACTACAGTGAGTGGATCGATGGCGTCATGGGCCTTGGGCCAGACGCCTGA